From the Vibrio tubiashii ATCC 19109 genome, the window GTTCTCAGATCGGAAGTACGCTCGCTTATCACTTTGCCTCGCTTGGTGCGACGCTGGTTTTGTGTGACAGAAAAACACCTCAACTCGCGCAAACCTATCAACTGTGCCGAGAGATATCAGACAGCGTCTATCAATGCCCTATAGATGATCACTCACTCAGTTCTATCCAATACTTATTCACATTCATGGATCAAACGATCAAGCGGTCCCCCGACGTTTTGATCAACACGCTCACCGCAGAAGCGATGCCGAATATTTTTGATCATCAAGGCAGTGACTTGTTTACCCAAAGGCTCTCTTTGATGGCTGCGACACTGTTTAGCTTTGGTCAAGCAACCGCAGAAAGAATGCGTGAAGAACAGAAAAACGGTGTAATTGTTAATGTAATTTCTAATCCTGACTATCAGGATATGTCAGGCTTCGACAATGCAACGTCGATGGTGGCAGGGTTTACCCAAAGTTGGGCTAAAGAACTCACCCCTTTCAACATTCGCGTTGGAGGCGTTGTCCCTGCTATTGAACACGATAACTCGCACTGGGCAGAAGTGCAGGATGAGTTGATTCGTAATACGGAATATATCGTCTCTAATGATTACTTTAGTGGCAGAGTGATGGCGGCGTAACAGACACCGCCATTCGACTCTCACATTCAAAGTGATTTCAACACATTCTCTGAAGCTTCTTCTATAAGATCCAATACCAGTTCAAATCCTGCATCCCCGCCATAGTATGGGTCGGGGATTTCTTCATATTCAGAATTGGAATAGTCGAGAAACAGTTTTACTTTGTGCTGCAAATGCTGAGGACATTGTTGAATTAAATCGGCAAAGTTGTCTCTATCTGCTGCCAAAATCAAATCAAAATCTTCGAAATCACCACTAACCACTTTACGCGAACGAATCCCTTTAAAAGAGTACCCCCTGTGCTCACCTGCTGCTTTTGCTCTTGAATCTGGTGGGTTTCCTTGGTGGTAACCAATTGTTCCTGCCGAATCCACCTCCACAGGAATACCGAGTTGCTGAGATTTTGATCTAAGAATGGCTTCTCCGGTAGGAGAGCGGCAGATATTTCCCATACACACAACCAATAGCTTCTTCATTTCCTATTCACTCTCTATTTACAGGTGCTTTCCCATGAAAATCATAGGTTTTTGCACTACTTTGATTGAGCTATCATAGACACAGATTTATT encodes:
- a CDS encoding SDR family oxidoreductase, giving the protein MDIKNAVILVTSAGSQIGSTLAYHFASLGATLVLCDRKTPQLAQTYQLCREISDSVYQCPIDDHSLSSIQYLFTFMDQTIKRSPDVLINTLTAEAMPNIFDHQGSDLFTQRLSLMAATLFSFGQATAERMREEQKNGVIVNVISNPDYQDMSGFDNATSMVAGFTQSWAKELTPFNIRVGGVVPAIEHDNSHWAEVQDELIRNTEYIVSNDYFSGRVMAA
- a CDS encoding low molecular weight protein-tyrosine-phosphatase — translated: MKKLLVVCMGNICRSPTGEAILRSKSQQLGIPVEVDSAGTIGYHQGNPPDSRAKAAGEHRGYSFKGIRSRKVVSGDFEDFDLILAADRDNFADLIQQCPQHLQHKVKLFLDYSNSEYEEIPDPYYGGDAGFELVLDLIEEASENVLKSL